The following proteins are encoded in a genomic region of Hymenobacter siberiensis:
- a CDS encoding TIGR04283 family arsenosugar biosynthesis glycosyltransferase, with protein sequence MKLSVIIPTFNEAANIARLVGELRRHAADRPVEIVVVDAHSPDGTAELARQAGATVLLPPRSGRAFQMNYGAAHATGDVLYFVHADVSIHPDYVATLGQAVAQGHAAGCYRFRFDSTRPLLRINSYGTRFKGIMSRGGDQTLFVTRALFQQLGGFNEHFVVMEDFEIIQRIRRVASFLIVPQDVLVSARKYQNNSWLRVQAANLTAFSLYFLKVSPVRIARTYKAMLNTY encoded by the coding sequence ATGAAACTGAGTGTTATTATTCCCACCTTCAACGAAGCTGCCAATATTGCCCGCCTGGTGGGCGAGCTGCGCCGCCACGCCGCCGACCGCCCGGTAGAAATAGTGGTAGTAGATGCCCACAGCCCCGACGGCACCGCCGAACTGGCCCGCCAGGCCGGGGCCACCGTGCTGCTGCCGCCCCGGTCCGGCCGCGCCTTCCAGATGAACTACGGGGCTGCCCACGCCACCGGCGACGTGCTCTACTTCGTGCACGCCGACGTGAGCATTCACCCCGACTACGTGGCTACCCTTGGGCAGGCTGTGGCGCAGGGTCACGCGGCGGGCTGCTACCGGTTTCGGTTCGATTCTACCCGTCCGCTGCTGCGCATTAATAGCTACGGAACTCGCTTTAAAGGAATTATGAGCCGGGGTGGCGACCAGACCCTGTTTGTTACGCGGGCGCTGTTTCAGCAGCTGGGTGGGTTCAACGAGCATTTTGTGGTGATGGAGGACTTTGAGATTATCCAGCGCATCCGGCGGGTGGCCTCGTTTCTGATTGTGCCGCAGGATGTGCTGGTTTCGGCCCGCAAGTACCAGAACAACAGCTGGCTGCGCGTGCAGGCGGCGAACCTGACGGCTTTTTCGCTGTATTTTCTCAAGGTGTCGCCGGTGCGAATTGCCCGCACCTACAAGGCCATGCTAAACACCTACTAA
- the queA gene encoding tRNA preQ1(34) S-adenosylmethionine ribosyltransferase-isomerase QueA, with protein MKLHEFKFELPEELVALHPARNRDESRLMVVHRATGQIEHRNFKDILDYFSEGDVMVFNDTKVFPARLYGNKEKTGAKIEVFLLRELNKELRLWDVLVDPARKIRVGNKLYFGESDMVAEVIDNTTSRGRTIKFLFDGTDEEFRKALYELGETPIPKEVINRETEPADKERYQTIYAENIGAVAAPSAGLHFTREVMKRMEIKGIEPAFVTLHVGLGTFRTVDVEDLTKHKMDSENFIVTAPACEIVNKALDTKKKVCAVGTTTVRAMEASVSANARMKPTQGWIDRFIFPPHDFKIANCMLTNFHMPESTLIMLAAAFAGYPLMMEAYKQAIKEKYRFFSYGDAMLIL; from the coding sequence ATGAAATTGCACGAGTTCAAATTTGAACTCCCTGAGGAGCTGGTGGCATTGCACCCCGCCCGCAACCGTGACGAGAGCCGCCTGATGGTGGTGCACCGCGCCACTGGCCAAATTGAGCACCGTAACTTTAAGGATATTCTCGACTATTTCAGCGAGGGCGATGTAATGGTGTTCAACGACACCAAGGTTTTCCCGGCCCGCCTCTACGGCAATAAGGAAAAAACCGGTGCCAAAATCGAGGTTTTCCTGTTGCGCGAGCTGAACAAGGAGCTCCGCCTGTGGGACGTGCTGGTGGACCCCGCCCGCAAAATCCGCGTCGGCAACAAGCTGTACTTCGGCGAGTCGGACATGGTTGCCGAAGTAATTGACAATACGACTTCGCGCGGCCGCACCATCAAATTTTTGTTTGATGGCACCGACGAGGAGTTCCGTAAGGCGCTGTACGAGCTGGGCGAAACCCCGATTCCGAAAGAGGTTATCAACCGCGAAACCGAGCCCGCCGACAAGGAGCGCTACCAGACCATCTACGCCGAGAACATTGGCGCCGTGGCGGCTCCTTCGGCCGGCCTGCACTTCACCCGCGAGGTGATGAAGCGCATGGAAATCAAGGGCATCGAGCCGGCGTTTGTGACGCTGCACGTGGGCCTGGGCACGTTCCGCACGGTAGATGTGGAAGACCTGACCAAGCACAAAATGGACTCGGAGAACTTCATCGTGACGGCTCCGGCCTGCGAGATAGTGAACAAGGCCCTCGATACCAAGAAGAAAGTGTGCGCCGTGGGCACCACCACCGTACGCGCCATGGAAGCCTCGGTGTCGGCAAATGCCCGCATGAAGCCCACGCAGGGCTGGATTGACCGGTTCATCTTCCCGCCCCACGATTTCAAAATCGCGAACTGCATGCTTACCAACTTCCACATGCCGGAGAGCACGCTCATCATGCTGGCGGCGGCCTTCGCCGGCTACCCCCTGATGATGGAAGCCTACAAGCAGGCCATCAAGGAGAAGTACCGCTTCTTCAGCTACGGCGACGCGATGCTGATTCTGTAG
- a CDS encoding ABC transporter permease: protein MLNLRLTLESFLFAWDALKSNLLRTILSLLGVTVGIFAIIAVFTIVDSLEANVRSSLDFVGDKIIYVQKWPFEFSSDFPWWKYFQRPVPTPREYQQLRQQLGPNNKGIAIFAANSGNTLKSGSNSVSDCVLQGVSYDFRVVSNVPIKEGRYFTNQEMDAARPVAIIGATIAENLFPNGNALGRQFKARGQNFTVIGVMEKEGKKLITISSNDANCIIPFPMFMKMFALSTTGFGGGPSASIAVKGRDQDEGLLDLEYEMRGVMRNIRGLKPREDDNFALNRPEMIASAVGKLFSVIGLVGGVIGSFAILVGGFGIANIMFVSVRERTNIIGIQKSLGAKNFFILFQFLFEAVFLCLIGGAAGIALVWLVTLIPQDALPLTMSAARVMLGLLISVAIGIIAGIVPAVLAANLDPVIAIRAK from the coding sequence ATGCTGAACCTGCGCCTCACCCTCGAAAGCTTTCTGTTTGCCTGGGATGCTTTGAAATCCAACCTGTTGCGTACCATTCTGTCGCTGCTGGGCGTCACGGTCGGCATCTTTGCCATCATTGCCGTCTTCACCATCGTCGATTCGCTGGAGGCCAACGTGCGCAGTAGCCTCGACTTTGTGGGCGACAAGATTATCTACGTGCAGAAATGGCCCTTTGAGTTTAGTTCCGATTTTCCATGGTGGAAGTATTTCCAGCGGCCCGTGCCCACGCCGCGCGAATACCAGCAGCTGCGCCAGCAGCTGGGCCCCAATAACAAAGGCATTGCCATCTTCGCCGCCAATAGCGGCAACACCCTGAAATCCGGATCTAACTCGGTGTCCGACTGCGTACTGCAGGGCGTGAGCTACGATTTTCGCGTGGTGAGCAACGTGCCCATCAAGGAAGGCCGCTACTTCACCAACCAGGAAATGGACGCCGCCCGGCCCGTAGCCATCATCGGGGCCACCATTGCCGAAAACCTGTTTCCGAACGGCAATGCGCTGGGCCGGCAGTTCAAGGCACGCGGCCAGAACTTCACGGTGATTGGCGTGATGGAAAAGGAAGGCAAAAAACTCATCACCATTTCCAGCAACGACGCCAACTGCATCATTCCGTTCCCGATGTTCATGAAAATGTTTGCGCTCAGCACCACCGGCTTCGGCGGTGGTCCCAGCGCCAGCATTGCCGTGAAAGGCCGCGACCAGGACGAGGGACTGCTCGATTTGGAGTACGAAATGCGCGGCGTTATGCGCAACATCCGCGGCCTGAAGCCCCGCGAAGATGACAACTTCGCCCTGAACCGGCCCGAAATGATTGCCTCGGCCGTGGGCAAGCTCTTCAGCGTCATTGGGTTGGTGGGGGGCGTTATCGGCTCATTCGCCATTCTGGTGGGCGGCTTCGGCATTGCCAACATCATGTTTGTGAGCGTGCGCGAGCGCACCAACATCATCGGAATTCAGAAGTCGCTGGGGGCCAAGAACTTCTTTATCCTGTTTCAATTTCTGTTCGAAGCCGTATTTCTGTGCCTGATTGGGGGCGCGGCGGGCATTGCGCTGGTGTGGCTCGTGACCCTGATTCCGCAGGATGCCCTGCCGCTCACCATGTCGGCGGCCCGGGTGATGCTGGGGCTGCTTATTTCGGTGGCCATCGGCATCATCGCCGGCATTGTGCCCGCCGTGCTGGCTGCTAATCTGGACCCGGTAATTGCCATCCGGGCCAAGTAG
- a CDS encoding NAD-dependent epimerase/dehydratase family protein, which yields MAETVLVTGANGFLGRHLVAGLCRRGYAVRALLRPGTPAPFPAEWGIEYREADLTRPATLAGAADGCGAIIHAAALAQVNPARNPAVWAANLGGTEAVLGLARQACVRRLVCVGTANVFGFGTKANPGDETRPYAGQHYGLDYMDSKRAATDLVLRAVAQEQLPAVLVHPTFMLGPQDAKPTSNALLLELLRGRLPGYPPGGKNYVHVRDVATATVNALTQGRVGESYILGNENLSYREAFGLMAGVLGVRPPRWPIPAGLAVLYGDICDVKAWLTGRPAQLNSAMAAVANDGHYFNVQKARQELALPQTAIGQAVTEALDWFKTNHYV from the coding sequence ATGGCCGAAACCGTGCTTGTGACCGGTGCCAATGGCTTTCTGGGCCGGCACCTCGTGGCTGGGCTGTGCCGGCGCGGCTATGCTGTGCGGGCGCTGCTGCGGCCCGGCACGCCCGCGCCGTTTCCGGCCGAATGGGGCATCGAATACCGCGAGGCCGACCTTACCCGGCCGGCCACGCTGGCCGGCGCGGCCGACGGCTGCGGGGCCATCATTCACGCGGCGGCGCTGGCCCAGGTGAACCCTGCCCGCAATCCCGCCGTGTGGGCGGCCAACCTGGGCGGCACCGAGGCGGTGCTGGGGCTGGCGCGGCAGGCGTGCGTGCGCCGGCTGGTGTGCGTGGGCACCGCCAACGTCTTCGGCTTTGGTACCAAAGCAAACCCCGGCGACGAAACCCGGCCCTACGCCGGCCAGCACTACGGCCTCGACTACATGGACAGCAAGCGGGCGGCTACCGACCTCGTGCTGCGCGCCGTGGCGCAGGAGCAGCTGCCGGCCGTGCTGGTACATCCCACCTTCATGCTCGGCCCGCAGGACGCCAAGCCGACGTCCAATGCCCTGCTGCTGGAGCTGTTGCGGGGCCGGCTGCCGGGCTACCCGCCGGGCGGCAAAAACTATGTGCACGTCCGCGATGTGGCCACGGCTACCGTCAACGCCCTCACGCAGGGCCGGGTGGGCGAATCGTATATTCTGGGTAATGAAAACCTGAGCTACCGCGAGGCGTTTGGACTAATGGCGGGCGTGCTGGGCGTGCGGCCACCGCGCTGGCCCATTCCGGCGGGCCTGGCGGTACTCTACGGTGATATTTGCGACGTGAAAGCGTGGCTCACCGGCCGGCCGGCGCAGCTGAATTCGGCCATGGCGGCCGTGGCCAACGACGGCCATTATTTTAACGTGCAGAAGGCTCGCCAGGAGCTGGCCCTGCCCCAAACTGCCATCGGGCAAGCCGTAACTGAGGCGCTCGACTGGTTCAAAACCAACCATTATGTTTGA
- a CDS encoding SDR family oxidoreductase, whose translation MFDSNPARRPEPLAGKVAIVTGSESGIGRETARALCESGAAVVLNGRNGEWLEHTRQDLAAAGHTVATCVADVTDYAACEQLVQTALDHFGQLDILITNASISMRAYFADMAPEVFRQVLDSNVYGTVYPLKAALPHLVRTRGSVTFISSISALNGMPSGSAYCAGKAAVANLAHTLRLELVDTGIHFGVVHIGFTQNDSEKRVLDAAGQPVPIAHRPPRWQKSQAEVAAIIVRHVRKRRQRTVISALGRLILLVHTYLPRLGDWVVLSTIRRMRKFYE comes from the coding sequence ATGTTTGATTCAAACCCGGCCAGGCGCCCGGAGCCGCTGGCCGGCAAGGTGGCCATTGTTACCGGCTCGGAATCGGGCATTGGCCGCGAAACGGCCCGCGCATTGTGCGAAAGCGGGGCCGCCGTGGTCCTCAACGGCCGCAACGGCGAGTGGCTGGAGCACACCCGGCAGGACCTGGCCGCCGCCGGCCACACCGTAGCAACCTGCGTGGCCGATGTAACCGACTACGCCGCTTGTGAGCAGCTCGTGCAAACGGCCCTCGACCACTTCGGTCAGCTCGATATTCTGATAACCAACGCCAGTATTTCGATGCGGGCCTACTTCGCCGACATGGCCCCGGAGGTGTTTCGGCAGGTGCTCGACAGCAACGTGTACGGCACAGTTTACCCGCTCAAGGCCGCCCTGCCGCATTTGGTGCGCACGCGGGGCAGTGTCACATTTATCTCGTCCATTTCGGCGCTGAATGGGATGCCCAGCGGCTCGGCCTACTGCGCCGGCAAGGCCGCCGTGGCCAACCTGGCCCACACCCTGCGGTTGGAGCTGGTGGATACCGGCATTCACTTCGGCGTGGTCCACATCGGCTTCACCCAAAATGACTCCGAAAAACGCGTACTCGATGCCGCCGGCCAGCCCGTACCCATTGCGCACCGCCCGCCGCGCTGGCAGAAATCGCAAGCTGAGGTGGCCGCCATCATTGTGCGGCACGTGCGGAAGCGGCGGCAGCGCACCGTGATTTCGGCCCTGGGCCGGCTCATCTTGCTGGTGCACACCTACCTGCCGCGTCTGGGCGACTGGGTGGTGCTGTCCACTATCCGGCGGATGCGGAAATTTTATGAGTAG
- the tamL gene encoding translocation and assembly module lipoprotein TamL translates to MIPVRQLTKRFIPSFTWATLLLAPVVVLLASCSGLKFVPEGERLYTGSKVTIKPPADEKTVNNQSALQTELVSVLGPKPNSSILGLRPKLYFWHMGMNKKKGLGKFFADKFGEPPIYLSQAKPAAVRDLITNRLHNNGFFNGTTSYEVKKQEKTAEIDYTALPGKVYRFTEVTFPQGDSLVRAAIRATQGESLVKVGDAYNLATLTNERVRIDAALKERGYYYFAPDYIVFKVDSTLDHKATVDVRLKPSAPPKAVRPYWLDQVKLNTSYVLTDTTMRNPMLFRGYQYFPDEEIFKAQAITRATFLYPDSVFRRHRRDQTLSRLMSLGTFRFVEIRFKPAAAGDTTVTVPADAVPGSNRSVGLRNRLDAEVLMTQLKKKSLRAEVQLTTKTNGFTGPALKVTFRNRSALRGAEQLLINALASTETQTGGGNGALGLTSFEYGINAQLLIPRLVTPDLPLLDVKLPNSDFQPRTSIAVGVRAVTRASYFSQNFFNVNYGYTWKTKITNEQEIRPIDITYVQFTPSQTFTEILNTPEKSFLKSAFQQQFILASSYRYTYNQQSLEQRRQQIYFSGQIEGSGNLAQGIATSIGTPKGPSGGNTILGKEYSQYLKLDLEVREYYRISADPTSGNRIVGRLLAGIGNPYGNSRVLPYPKQYGIGGPNSVRAFAARGIGPGVYQAQTADQRANQFYDQVGDIRLEGNLEYRQDLFPYVKGALFVDAGNIWLVNPDPGRPGGEFKASSFLNQLAVGAGAGIRIDVQFFVIRFDLAFPIQAPYGTPTKLNNDGTRSPDKAPRLNLAIGYPF, encoded by the coding sequence TTGATTCCAGTTCGCCAGTTAACGAAGCGTTTTATCCCCTCTTTCACCTGGGCTACCCTGTTGCTGGCCCCGGTTGTGGTGCTGCTGGCTTCCTGCTCGGGTCTGAAATTTGTGCCCGAAGGCGAGCGCCTCTACACCGGCAGCAAGGTGACCATTAAGCCACCGGCCGACGAGAAAACGGTGAACAACCAGAGCGCCCTGCAAACCGAGCTGGTGTCGGTGCTGGGGCCCAAGCCCAATAGCTCCATTCTGGGGCTGCGGCCTAAGCTCTACTTCTGGCACATGGGCATGAACAAGAAAAAAGGCTTGGGCAAGTTCTTCGCCGACAAGTTTGGCGAGCCGCCCATTTACCTGTCGCAGGCCAAGCCCGCCGCCGTGCGCGACCTGATAACCAACCGCCTGCACAACAACGGCTTCTTCAACGGCACCACTTCCTACGAAGTAAAAAAGCAGGAGAAAACGGCCGAAATCGACTACACGGCCCTGCCGGGCAAGGTCTACCGTTTCACGGAGGTCACGTTCCCGCAGGGCGACTCGCTGGTGCGGGCGGCCATTCGGGCCACGCAAGGCGAAAGCCTGGTGAAGGTGGGCGACGCCTATAATCTCGCCACGCTCACCAACGAGCGTGTGCGCATAGATGCCGCCCTGAAGGAGCGCGGCTACTACTATTTCGCGCCGGACTACATCGTTTTCAAGGTTGATAGCACCCTCGACCATAAGGCCACCGTGGACGTGCGCCTCAAGCCCAGCGCGCCGCCCAAGGCCGTACGCCCCTACTGGCTCGACCAGGTGAAGCTGAATACCAGCTACGTGCTCACGGATACCACCATGCGCAACCCCATGCTTTTCCGGGGTTACCAGTATTTTCCGGACGAGGAAATATTTAAGGCGCAGGCCATTACCCGCGCCACCTTCCTGTACCCCGACAGCGTGTTCCGTCGCCACCGCCGCGACCAGACCCTGAGCCGCCTCATGAGCCTGGGCACGTTCCGCTTCGTGGAAATCCGCTTCAAGCCGGCCGCCGCCGGCGACACCACCGTAACCGTACCGGCCGATGCCGTGCCCGGCAGCAACCGCTCGGTGGGCCTGCGCAACCGCCTCGATGCCGAGGTGCTCATGACCCAGCTCAAAAAGAAAAGCCTGCGCGCCGAGGTCCAGCTCACCACTAAAACCAACGGCTTCACCGGCCCGGCCCTGAAAGTGACCTTCCGCAACCGCTCAGCTCTGCGCGGCGCTGAGCAGTTGCTCATCAACGCCCTGGCCTCGACCGAAACCCAGACGGGCGGTGGCAACGGGGCCCTGGGCCTCACCAGCTTCGAGTACGGCATCAACGCCCAGCTGCTCATCCCGCGCCTGGTGACGCCCGATTTGCCGCTGCTCGATGTGAAGCTGCCCAACTCCGACTTCCAGCCCCGCACCAGCATCGCGGTAGGCGTGCGGGCCGTGACCCGCGCCAGCTACTTCTCGCAGAATTTCTTCAACGTGAACTACGGCTACACCTGGAAAACCAAGATAACCAACGAGCAGGAAATCCGGCCCATCGACATTACTTACGTCCAGTTCACCCCTTCCCAGACGTTTACCGAAATCCTGAACACGCCGGAGAAAAGCTTCCTGAAAAGCGCCTTCCAGCAGCAGTTTATCCTGGCCAGCTCCTACCGCTACACCTACAACCAGCAGTCGCTGGAGCAGCGCCGCCAGCAGATTTACTTCAGCGGCCAGATTGAAGGCAGTGGCAACCTGGCCCAGGGCATCGCCACGTCCATTGGCACGCCCAAAGGGCCCTCAGGCGGCAACACCATTCTGGGCAAGGAGTACAGCCAGTACCTCAAGCTCGATTTGGAGGTGCGCGAATACTACCGCATCAGCGCCGACCCCACTTCCGGCAACCGCATTGTGGGCCGCCTGCTGGCCGGTATCGGCAACCCCTACGGCAACTCGCGGGTGCTGCCCTACCCCAAGCAGTACGGAATTGGCGGCCCCAACTCGGTGCGAGCCTTCGCCGCCCGCGGCATTGGCCCCGGCGTGTACCAGGCCCAAACCGCCGACCAAAGAGCCAACCAGTTCTACGACCAGGTGGGCGACATCCGCCTCGAAGGTAACCTGGAGTACCGCCAGGACCTGTTTCCCTACGTGAAAGGGGCACTGTTTGTGGATGCGGGCAATATATGGCTGGTCAACCCCGACCCCGGCCGCCCGGGCGGCGAGTTCAAAGCCAGCTCCTTCCTCAACCAGCTGGCCGTGGGCGCCGGGGCCGGCATCCGCATCGACGTGCAGTTTTTCGTCATCCGCTTCGACCTGGCCTTTCCGATACAGGCACCCTACGGCACGCCCACTAAGCTCAATAATGACGGCACCCGCAGTCCCGATAAAGCGCCCAGGTTAAACCTGGCCATCGGGTACCCATTCTAA
- a CDS encoding TerB family tellurite resistance protein, with product MDTKLLQNYSEQEKTAYLSAIASLATADRQASGAEGQFLQALAQQAGLSGGATQQVMAAAQDANNQSIQQNLDVLKNSDLRFSLVTDLISFARADGSYANDEEAMISKMAQYLGINPEQKQTLETVVDQAASVPHDPQDPAKTGFLNGIGDKLSSVGIPKGALMAGLLGVVAPMVISKVMGGGSQNGYGNQSSSGGGLLSSGMGGLLGGAAQSGMGGLLGGLLGGGMLGGLLGGSNSNETANLPQQGSAIGSGGLGSMMSILGGLGGRPNSQPASAGGSGLGGLLNGGLGGMLGGLFGGR from the coding sequence ATGGATACCAAACTCCTCCAGAATTATTCGGAACAGGAAAAAACTGCTTACCTGAGCGCCATTGCCAGCCTGGCTACTGCCGACCGGCAGGCCTCAGGAGCTGAAGGGCAATTCCTGCAGGCGCTGGCGCAGCAGGCCGGCCTCTCGGGCGGGGCCACCCAGCAGGTGATGGCCGCCGCCCAGGATGCTAATAACCAAAGCATCCAGCAGAATCTGGACGTGCTTAAGAACAGCGACTTGCGCTTCTCGCTCGTTACCGACCTCATCAGCTTCGCGCGTGCCGATGGCTCCTATGCCAACGACGAGGAAGCTATGATTAGCAAAATGGCCCAATACCTCGGCATCAACCCCGAGCAGAAGCAAACCCTCGAAACAGTCGTCGACCAGGCCGCCAGCGTGCCCCACGACCCGCAGGACCCAGCCAAAACCGGCTTCCTGAACGGTATTGGCGACAAACTTTCCAGCGTGGGCATTCCCAAAGGTGCCCTCATGGCTGGCCTGCTGGGGGTGGTAGCCCCCATGGTAATTTCAAAAGTAATGGGCGGCGGCAGCCAGAACGGCTACGGCAACCAAAGCAGCTCCGGCGGCGGCCTGCTCAGCAGCGGCATGGGTGGCCTGCTGGGTGGCGCGGCCCAGAGCGGCATGGGTGGCCTGCTGGGTGGCTTGCTCGGCGGCGGCATGCTGGGCGGGCTGCTGGGCGGGAGCAACTCCAACGAAACGGCCAATCTGCCACAGCAGGGCTCGGCCATCGGCAGCGGTGGGCTGGGCTCGATGATGTCTATTCTGGGCGGCCTGGGTGGCCGGCCCAACTCGCAGCCGGCCAGCGCGGGCGGCTCGGGTCTGGGTGGACTGCTGAACGGCGGCCTGGGCGGAATGCTCGGCGGCCTGTTTGGTGGCCGGTAG
- a CDS encoding DUF6134 family protein gives MSNRPYRVPLRAGQLLVLLWLGPAGAAHAQALPGTTPRPAAPTETRHYAIEVAGLRVGTMTATRQPQPGTTEVVSTLISDVQVTFLFYHLKIYYKVTNRVRGGQLQLSTVEAHTNQGDFSSRAEWKGDHYDIRADQYKHHYQATEKHPITYTVTDMFFGEPGGHTTAFAEYFGDYFTVAHAPDGTYRAHRDGREDEYRYANGQLVTLIKKNPLKNFVIRLLP, from the coding sequence ATGAGCAATAGGCCCTACCGGGTACCACTCCGCGCCGGCCAGCTGCTGGTGCTATTGTGGCTGGGGCCGGCCGGCGCCGCGCACGCCCAGGCCCTGCCGGGTACAACCCCGCGCCCGGCGGCCCCCACCGAAACCCGCCACTACGCCATTGAGGTGGCCGGCCTGCGCGTGGGCACCATGACGGCCACGCGCCAGCCCCAGCCCGGCACCACCGAAGTAGTTTCCACGCTCATCAGCGATGTGCAGGTTACGTTTCTGTTCTACCACCTGAAGATTTACTACAAGGTTACCAACCGCGTGCGGGGTGGCCAGCTACAGCTTTCCACGGTGGAGGCGCACACCAACCAGGGCGATTTTTCGTCCCGTGCCGAGTGGAAAGGCGACCATTACGACATTCGCGCCGACCAATACAAGCACCATTATCAGGCCACCGAAAAGCACCCCATCACCTACACCGTCACGGACATGTTTTTTGGTGAGCCCGGCGGCCATACCACCGCCTTTGCCGAATATTTCGGCGATTATTTCACCGTGGCCCATGCCCCCGATGGCACCTACCGCGCCCACCGCGACGGCCGCGAAGACGAGTACCGCTACGCCAACGGCCAGCTGGTAACGCTCATCAAGAAGAACCCGCTGAAAAACTTCGTTATCCGCCTGCTGCCGTAG
- a CDS encoding mechanosensitive ion channel family protein codes for MTLPPFLSYEILGNTLGQYLIATLILLVGSAFRRLFSRLLSKLLFSLTKRYTAGVTEDELHELLIQPLSTLLLVVTLQLAGATLMYPHSPTAGPGVLPWHEVLLLRILALAFIVAAARVALRLVDFALLVMARRAALRTTAHGPTRLDNQFLPFAKDLLKVFFIIIAVLVALGQVFGVNVTALIGGLGIGGLAVAFAAKESLENLIASFTIFLDQPFGVGDLVTAGSVSGTVEKIGFRSTRLRTAEKSYVTVPNKSMIDKPLDNLSLRTSRRVGFTLTFDQKTTSAQLHAIIAAAVAAMQAHPLVTPDAQMKFSALTPAGKEVTVQYFVQTTSYDEYLNVKEDLNYSIVEVVEQHGGSFAGAPMVVASADKA; via the coding sequence ATGACGCTACCTCCCTTTCTGAGCTATGAAATACTGGGCAACACGCTCGGGCAATACCTCATCGCGACGCTCATCCTGCTGGTAGGCAGCGCGTTCCGACGCCTTTTTTCGCGGTTACTGAGCAAGCTGCTGTTTTCCCTCACCAAACGCTACACCGCCGGCGTAACGGAAGACGAGCTGCACGAGCTGCTCATCCAGCCGCTGTCTACGCTGCTGCTGGTGGTGACGCTGCAGCTGGCCGGAGCCACGCTGATGTATCCGCACAGCCCCACGGCCGGCCCGGGCGTGCTGCCCTGGCACGAGGTGCTGCTGCTGCGCATTCTGGCGCTGGCCTTCATCGTAGCGGCGGCGCGGGTGGCCCTGCGCCTCGTCGATTTTGCCCTGCTAGTGATGGCCCGCCGGGCGGCGCTACGCACGACAGCCCACGGCCCCACGCGCCTCGACAACCAGTTCCTACCCTTCGCTAAAGACTTGCTGAAAGTGTTTTTCATCATCATCGCGGTGCTGGTGGCGCTGGGGCAGGTGTTTGGGGTGAATGTCACAGCCCTCATCGGCGGCCTGGGCATTGGCGGGCTGGCGGTGGCTTTCGCGGCCAAGGAAAGCCTCGAAAACCTCATCGCCTCGTTCACCATCTTCCTCGACCAGCCCTTCGGCGTGGGCGACCTCGTGACTGCCGGCAGCGTGAGCGGTACCGTGGAAAAAATCGGTTTCCGCAGCACCCGCCTGCGTACGGCCGAGAAAAGCTACGTCACCGTGCCCAACAAAAGCATGATTGACAAGCCGCTCGATAACCTCTCGCTGCGCACCTCGCGCCGGGTGGGCTTCACCCTCACCTTCGACCAGAAAACCACCAGCGCCCAGCTCCACGCCATCATCGCGGCCGCCGTGGCGGCTATGCAGGCGCACCCACTCGTGACCCCCGACGCCCAAATGAAGTTTAGTGCCCTCACGCCTGCCGGCAAGGAAGTGACCGTGCAATACTTCGTGCAAACCACGAGCTACGACGAATACCTCAACGTGAAAGAAGACCTCAACTACAGCATTGTGGAAGTGGTGGAGCAGCACGGTGGCTCTTTCGCCGGCGCACCCATGGTGGTGGCCTCCGCCGACAAAGCCTGA
- a CDS encoding DUF547 domain-containing protein: MATASPAAVDHSSYDKLLKKYVSAKGLVNYKGLKANQQELNSYLDLLSKSAPAASWSKADQMAFWINAYNAYTIRLVLDHYPVSSIKDIGSKIKIPFVTTPWAIKFFSIGGEKMSLDNIEHGILRKKYNDPRIHFALVCASMSCPSLRPEAYTAAKLESQLDDQARDFLNNPAKNKISVASAQLSKYFDWYKGDWEKNGQSVEKWVNKYSTTKIDAKTKVSYLDYNWSLNEQ, translated from the coding sequence ATGGCTACGGCCAGCCCCGCCGCAGTAGACCATAGCAGCTACGACAAGCTCCTCAAGAAATACGTGAGCGCCAAAGGCCTGGTCAATTACAAGGGCCTGAAGGCGAACCAGCAGGAGCTCAACAGCTACCTCGACCTGCTCAGCAAGAGTGCGCCCGCCGCCTCGTGGAGCAAGGCCGACCAGATGGCCTTCTGGATTAACGCCTACAACGCGTACACCATCCGCCTGGTGCTCGACCACTACCCCGTTTCGAGCATCAAGGACATTGGCTCGAAAATCAAGATTCCCTTCGTGACAACGCCCTGGGCCATCAAGTTTTTCAGCATCGGCGGCGAAAAAATGAGCCTCGATAACATTGAGCACGGTATCCTGCGCAAAAAATACAACGACCCGCGCATTCACTTCGCGCTGGTGTGCGCCTCCATGTCGTGCCCCAGCCTGCGCCCCGAGGCCTATACCGCCGCCAAGCTGGAAAGCCAGCTCGACGACCAGGCCCGCGATTTCCTGAACAACCCCGCCAAGAACAAAATCAGCGTCGCCAGCGCCCAGCTTTCCAAGTATTTTGACTGGTACAAGGGCGACTGGGAGAAGAACGGCCAGTCGGTAGAGAAGTGGGTAAACAAGTATTCGACCACCAAAATCGACGCCAAAACCAAGGTTTCCTACCTCGACTACAACTGGAGCCTGAATGAGCAATAG